The nucleotide sequence TCCAAGTAAACCAGGTGGGTTATTCAGGCCGAAACAAAACCTGTGTGTGAACTATTATAATTGTTGTAGCGCACCAACAGTTATCTTGAAGTCATTTGCTTTTATGTCTGAAGGATGGTGGGaagaagaagctggagaaaGCAAAGATCACACTGAATGACTGTTTGGCCTGCAGTGGCTGCATCACCTCAGCTGAGAGCGTCCTCATCACGCAGCAGAGCCACGAGGAGCTTTTTAAAGTGCTGCAAAACAACAAGGTACGGTTGAATACATGTGTTTGAATTCTTGTGTATTATGTGTCTGGTCAAGATTGCTTTTGCAGCCTTTTGAAAAATGACAGTGAACACTTTGTGTGTCAGGCCAACGTGACTGAACAGAAGGTTGTGGTGGTTTCGGTGTCACCACAGTCCAGAGCCTCCCTTGCAGCACACTATAACCTCAGCAGCAGTGAGGCAGGCAGGAGACTTACTTCTTTCTTCAAAAGCATTGGTGAGTTCAAATATTagctttttttaattcttacaGTAAAACTGGAAATTAATAAGATGAATTGATTCAGGCAGGTAGAGTGTCCcctgaatatttgtatttttttaatcatttcattgtttctgtTGCAGGAGTTCATCATGTGTTTGACACCAGCTTTAGTCGGACCTTCAGCCTGCtggagagtcagagagagtttGTGGAGCGGTTACAGAGGAAAGAGCAGGACAGCAAAGCCCTGCCAATGCTGACATCTGCCTGTCCAGGTATATCACTACAAACCCTAAATGTATAATGTCCCAGCAACATGACCAGTGGCAGTGGATTTCTCCTCCTCAATTCCACTCACCTACTAATTAAAAACCCTCTGTTCTTTGTATTGTCAACACTGTATATTAATTAactgttgtttacattcatGGAGATAACTAGATTTCTGTTCTTTAATTATAGATAAATGATCCAGAGTTTAGCCATTTGTATGCAGCTATGCTCAGGGTCGTGACCCATGTTACTCATTGACATGCTTAACAAGAGGTCAAGAAGTTGCATCAGTGGctttacatgttttaaatatagtgtttcaatatgtttgtgtgcgtgttttatACAGGTTGGATATGTTATGCAGAGAAGACCCATGGGGAGTTCATTCTTCCATACATTAGCACCACTCGCTCCCCCCAGCAGATGATGGGTTCACTGGTTAAAGGATATTTTGCTGAACAGCAGGTAAAGTTGTGTAGGAATAAGAGATGTAGTTTTTAATATCTAAGCAAAAGGTGAGAGTTAAAACTCTGGCAAATCCAGTGCTGACAGTGGACTCCTTGGAATGTACGAAAAATTGAGTTGCCATTGAGTTGTCTATTGTGTGTTGTTAGGGTCTGAGTCCACAGCAGATCTATCATGTGGCAGTAATGCCCTGCTTTGACAAGAAGCTTGAAGCCTCGAGGTCAGACTTCTACCTGAACAAGGCTGAGACCAGAGAAGTAGACTGTGTCATCACCTCTGGTACAGAAACTACTACaatgatgtttgtgtgtatggatGTGGAGTATCTTGTTTCTTATTCTTTCCATTGTCTCATACAGGAGAAGTTCAGAAAatgctggaggagaaaaaatTGTCCCTTAATGATGTGGAACCGGCAGCCGTGGATACACTGTAAGTTCTGTaacatttttgctttttctcaGCCTGttgtttctttcaaaataagCAACAGGATGAATTTCCAGAAGAATGTAATGAACTCATTCTTACACACTACATTTTCTTTACCCAGGTTCAGTagtgtttgtggagatgagtttCTGAGCCATGCAGGGAGTGGTTCAGGGGGTTACCTCCATCATGTCTTCACCTATGCTGCCAAGCAGCTGTtgggagaggaagtgaaggaacTCACCTACAAGACCCTCAGGTGAATCCACTGCTTATTATATACATTCAAACATGTTGAATGAGCTCACAATAGCTTCTCATGTTGAATTATAATGTGAAACGACAAGGTCAACAAAATAATGCTCTGAAAAACAAATTTTCTTTGACATATCCACAAACAATTCAAAGCTTATTTTGGGAAGctaattattcatattatattataagtgacatcatgaagaagtcagaaaatgacatcatgCATTATCAAGAATGCATTTCTCTGCCTTTTGGACTATACACACAATCTAAAGCATATATAGATCTTAATATATTTGCAGATCATATGGTAGGAATGAGGACTGCAATTTCATGGAGATGTGATAATGAAAGGGCATTCTTACAATATAAATAAGAGTTAACATTGCCTGACTGGGGTACATAtgtcctctgctgcaggaaTAAAGACTTCCAGGAAGTGACTCTTGAGAAGGATGGGGTGGTCCTGCTCTCCTTTGCTTCTACATACGGCTTCCGCAACATCCAGAACCTGGTGCAGAAACTCAAAAGGGGCAAGTCGCCTTATCACTTTGTGGAAGTTATGGCCTGTCCATCAGGTAAgaagaacatttcaaaaaacCGACACAGCATTAGTTTGCCACACCAGAGAAGTACCACCATGACACTGTGGTTATTCATTCTTCAGTTTGCAAGGGAATTAAATTGTGATTGTCTTACTCTTATTGATATTCAGGATGTCTAAATGGCGGTGGGCAGGTGAAGGCCTCGTCTGATCAGAACCAAAAGGAGCTCCTCCAGAAGGTTGAGGAGCTCTACAAGGCAGAGCGCCCCCTGTTGCCAGAAGACGATACTCACGTTGCTGAGCTGTATCAGTCCTGGCTCCACAgtgtgggggaggagagggccaaagagctgctgcacacacagtaCCACACAGTGGAGAAGATGACCAATGGACTCACTATGAAGTGGTGATGAGTGAAAACAGAACCGTCCACAAATTCCATTTTATGTCTCAACTGCGCAGGAAAGTTGGGTTTACATGGACAGTTGAATACAAGCAGATTTGATGTGTGCCAGCATCTTTTAAACCACCTGTGTCCAAAACCTGTGCACTTGGCACTGTGGAAGATCAGGGCATAGATAATAAATGCCATGCTGTGCCAAACTGAATTATGTGTATGGTAATGTTTCCTTACACTACTGATTATGCTCTGAAATGTATGGTGTAGTAAATCATTCATTTGTGTTGCACCTGTTACACTAAACTGTGACTCGAATTAATACAAAGCAGAATCATTCCTTGTGTATTTAACCtaatgattatatatatatatattttgagaaaaaaaaaaactttatttaattgTAACCATTTGTTTGTAAGAATCTGTCCAACACAATAAAGATTTAGACTTATATGTTATGTCACTGTATAAACTGAACATGAGGATGTACACTCCTGCGCAACAATTCATATTCATGGTCATGTACACTGCATCTTTCTCCACCCTTATGGCAGAGTTTATAACATATCACATACCTGCCACTGTCAATGAcagagaaattatttttaattgtattagaTAGAAAATTAATTTTCTAGCTTTCAACCACAGAAGTGATGAGGTTTACcagacaggaaaaaaacattaggAAAGCAAACGTAGATATCAAGGAAGTCAGTTACATTCagacaaagacatgaagctCATTATTCCACTGGAATAACAGATAAGATATTAATGAagcaataaatacattaaagaaAATTAGTTGTGCATGACAGAGTGGGAGAGCACAATTCTAAAGGAAAGGTTTTAAACTGGCTTTTATAAGGGGTCAAGCAGTCACCCAGGAATATAAATTGGTTAAGTCCAGGATGAAAGCAACAAACACCACACTCTGCTGTCATGTGTTTTACCTCAGTCTTTCAAACTATGAGTCCTTAGTAATTGAGTATGTCTGGGTCTCAGGGTCTGAGAAGCCCCCACTCCAAAGCCAGCATGGCGTGGGGAGGAAGTCTGTCCTTAGGCTTCTTAAATTTGTCCTTCTCCTTTCGCAGGACCCGCAGCACCTCGATGGGGTCGGTCTTCCCAGTGAACTTTTGCACTCCTTCCTCCCTACAGTAAAGGAAGAGGATGAGAAAGACTAAGGACTGAAAGAAATTACAATATCGCAAAAAATTATGGCTGGAAATGTGTTAATTCTATAAAGCACTGAGACTGATAGAGcctgaaaataagaaaactatTTTCCCTTGACAGTTTTTATGTGTTGTACgtgaataaatgtaaatattccaAACTCACGAGAGGCGAAGAAAAGGGTTGTATTCAAACTCCTCCACTAGGGTAGATGGCACTGTGGGTTTGTCATCATCGTCTCTTGCCTgcagacacaaataaacatatgAAAAGACTGGAAACCAACAAAGTATATATGATTTGAATCCTTAATAGGAACAGATGGGCTTGTAAGGTTTCGATCTTCTGTTGACAATAACAAAACCAGGGATGATTGTGAGCTTTATTCTTCGGGAGTTCACGTTGAAGAGCTCACCCTGGCCCAGCTGAGCATCTCTTTAACCTTCTCGTTCTCCGGCTCCACCAGCATGGCGAACTTCAGGTTCTTAATGGTGTACTCGTGTCCGCAGAACACCTTCTacaaaataacataacataacacaatattttattcatctCACAGTGGGGAAATTGGCAGAGGGGATGTAAACAATAAGTAGGATCagtaaaaaagtaataaataagtaaacatgagGGAAGACTATATAAAAATAGTCAAAATATACAGAATGTAACTAGGATATATACAATGCAGAGAGGATTGCACAGACTATGGAAGTATTGCACAGACTATGGAAGTATTGCACATTTTGAATTAGATTACACTTGATTTATGATTTAACTGTTG is from Paralichthys olivaceus isolate ysfri-2021 chromosome 5, ASM2471397v2, whole genome shotgun sequence and encodes:
- the narfl gene encoding cytosolic Fe-S cluster assembly factor narfl — translated: MAIHDTKVNNKHFTAVNMASHFSGVLQLTDLDDFITPSQECVKPVKVEKKQGKSVAKIQIEDDGSYVQVNQDGGKKKLEKAKITLNDCLACSGCITSAESVLITQQSHEELFKVLQNNKANVTEQKVVVVSVSPQSRASLAAHYNLSSSEAGRRLTSFFKSIGVHHVFDTSFSRTFSLLESQREFVERLQRKEQDSKALPMLTSACPGWICYAEKTHGEFILPYISTTRSPQQMMGSLVKGYFAEQQGLSPQQIYHVAVMPCFDKKLEASRSDFYLNKAETREVDCVITSGEVQKMLEEKKLSLNDVEPAAVDTLFSSVCGDEFLSHAGSGSGGYLHHVFTYAAKQLLGEEVKELTYKTLRNKDFQEVTLEKDGVVLLSFASTYGFRNIQNLVQKLKRGKSPYHFVEVMACPSGCLNGGGQVKASSDQNQKELLQKVEELYKAERPLLPEDDTHVAELYQSWLHSVGEERAKELLHTQYHTVEKMTNGLTMKW